A window of the Cystobacter fuscus genome harbors these coding sequences:
- a CDS encoding alpha/beta fold hydrolase produces the protein MTTWTWRMPANVALGLIVLGALLGPGAPALAAGRGCQDNLIAVALAPGLPRDQQVFTRLCLPEGPPPATVQLLVHGITYTHLHWDFPDPTGGTARYSYVNAALEAGFATLAMDRIGGGASSRPLGALVTIESNAYVVHQVVQALRAGSVRGPAGALGFEKVVLVGHSYGSFTAWYEATDYQDVDGVILSGVSHTFQPTAPLNVLLPLRPAALEPAFFGEGYDLTYLSTVPGSRQITFYAPGKADPAVIALDERTKSTLTLTEFSLFPTVIARPLDIRVPVLLANGAGDTLFCGPTLTSGNLCANAQTLLAIEAPRLGPRVPCVEAWVLPGAGHMLNTILDAPRWFAVAQEWSTRLVGMGPGPAPGCAR, from the coding sequence ATGACGACGTGGACGTGGCGGATGCCCGCCAACGTGGCACTGGGTTTGATCGTTCTGGGAGCACTGCTCGGGCCGGGGGCTCCGGCGCTCGCGGCCGGGCGGGGCTGCCAGGACAATCTCATCGCGGTGGCGCTCGCGCCCGGTCTGCCCAGGGATCAACAGGTGTTCACTCGCCTGTGTTTGCCCGAGGGCCCGCCGCCCGCCACGGTGCAACTGCTCGTGCACGGCATCACCTACACCCATCTACACTGGGACTTCCCGGATCCCACGGGAGGCACCGCGCGCTACTCGTACGTGAACGCGGCGCTGGAGGCGGGCTTCGCCACCCTGGCCATGGATCGCATCGGCGGCGGGGCGAGCTCCCGTCCCCTGGGCGCCCTCGTCACCATCGAGTCCAACGCCTATGTCGTCCACCAGGTGGTCCAGGCGCTGCGCGCGGGCTCGGTGCGAGGCCCCGCGGGCGCGCTCGGCTTCGAGAAGGTGGTGCTCGTCGGCCACTCCTACGGCTCCTTCACCGCCTGGTACGAGGCGACCGACTACCAGGATGTCGATGGCGTCATCCTCAGCGGGGTGAGCCATACCTTCCAGCCCACCGCCCCGTTGAATGTCCTGCTGCCCCTGCGGCCCGCCGCCCTGGAGCCGGCCTTCTTCGGTGAGGGCTATGACCTGACGTACCTGAGCACCGTGCCCGGCTCGCGCCAGATCACCTTCTATGCCCCGGGCAAGGCGGACCCCGCGGTGATCGCCCTCGACGAGCGGACCAAGAGCACGCTGACGCTCACCGAGTTCTCCCTCTTTCCCACCGTCATCGCGCGCCCGCTGGACATCCGTGTTCCGGTGCTGCTCGCCAACGGCGCCGGGGACACGCTCTTCTGCGGTCCCACCCTCACCAGCGGCAACCTGTGCGCGAACGCCCAGACGCTGCTCGCCATCGAGGCGCCCCGGCTTGGCCCGCGGGTGCCGTGTGTGGAGGCGTGGGTGCTGCCCGGCGCGGGCCATATGCTCAACACCATTCTGGACGCGCCCCGGTGGTTCGCCGTGGCCCAGGAGTGGTCGACGCGGCTCGTGGGCATGGGTCCGGGTCCCGCGCCCGGCTGCGCGCGGTGA
- a CDS encoding DUF5953 family protein produces MTASRNSIIFGVYAPALESNDERLLSVASGPGHTPPGLRLAWSVSDGGRFIPSPQRDAWLGEEAVHEEPPRPRVAGAGHLVTLIGWERPAALSPSGRDQFEIHAKWPLGAVDIGAAAELLERVAEGVRAYWGHATPNDMVAGMEPRVPPPGRPMLERSEDTRSPEIPWHLGWLNYWSAAAARTLGFPDPTRDADLLSRAKRTATGGWMVRLTETPLDLGNPNHIDALLRGYKRFPRMGGAPVDRTFSGAS; encoded by the coding sequence ATGACGGCCTCGCGCAACTCCATCATCTTCGGTGTCTACGCCCCAGCGCTCGAGAGCAATGACGAGCGTCTTCTCTCCGTTGCGTCGGGGCCGGGACACACGCCTCCTGGCTTGCGCCTGGCCTGGTCGGTCTCCGACGGGGGGCGGTTCATCCCCTCGCCTCAGCGCGATGCCTGGCTCGGCGAGGAAGCCGTGCACGAGGAACCTCCGCGACCTCGCGTCGCGGGCGCGGGCCACCTGGTGACACTCATTGGGTGGGAACGGCCGGCGGCGCTTTCTCCAAGTGGGCGGGACCAATTCGAAATCCATGCGAAGTGGCCCCTGGGCGCGGTCGATATCGGGGCGGCGGCGGAGTTGCTGGAGCGTGTGGCGGAAGGGGTCCGTGCGTACTGGGGGCATGCGACGCCGAACGACATGGTGGCGGGGATGGAGCCGCGAGTTCCTCCACCGGGGCGGCCCATGCTCGAGCGCTCGGAGGACACCCGCTCCCCTGAGATTCCATGGCACCTGGGGTGGCTGAACTACTGGTCGGCCGCCGCCGCACGGACCCTCGGCTTTCCGGATCCCACGCGTGACGCGGACCTGCTCTCGCGGGCGAAGCGCACCGCGACAGGCGGTTGGATGGTGCGGCTCACGGAGACGCCGCTCGACCTGGGTAATCCCAACCACATCGACGCGCTCCTGCGCGGATACAAGCGATTTCCACGGATGGGCGGAGCGCCTGTCGACCGCACCTTCAGCGGCGCCTCATGA
- a CDS encoding class I SAM-dependent methyltransferase codes for METKKIRLAREKETYLATLYGKAMDAAVENPILGDRFAADATARIDYDFKALKLPKGGEITLPMRARHFDQWTRAFLSENPESTVLHLGCGLDTRVYRIDPGPKVRWFDVDLPDVIALREQLYPERDGYRRMGASVTELSWLDAIPGDTPVLVVAEGLVMYLHEKDGTALFRRITEQFPSGQLAFDGYSGAMVRLVSRLATVRGAKVELVWGVDDPRELEKQVPKLHLAEEVEFLTMPELVERLSRNWFSGAMHGVMGRLPFYRHLIRHLRYAF; via the coding sequence ATGGAAACGAAGAAGATTCGTCTGGCCAGGGAAAAGGAGACGTATCTCGCCACGCTGTACGGCAAGGCGATGGATGCCGCGGTCGAGAATCCAATCCTCGGGGATCGATTCGCGGCGGACGCCACGGCCCGCATCGACTACGACTTCAAGGCGTTGAAGCTCCCGAAGGGGGGCGAGATCACCCTGCCGATGCGGGCTCGGCACTTCGACCAGTGGACGCGAGCGTTCCTCTCCGAGAACCCCGAGTCGACGGTCCTGCACCTTGGCTGCGGCCTGGACACCCGCGTGTACCGGATCGACCCGGGGCCGAAGGTCCGCTGGTTCGACGTCGACCTTCCCGACGTCATCGCCCTGCGCGAGCAGTTGTATCCGGAGCGCGACGGCTATCGCCGGATGGGCGCTTCGGTGACCGAGCTCTCCTGGCTCGACGCGATCCCTGGAGACACGCCAGTTCTCGTCGTCGCCGAGGGACTGGTGATGTACCTGCACGAGAAGGACGGGACGGCGTTGTTCCGGCGGATCACCGAGCAGTTTCCGAGCGGGCAGCTCGCGTTCGACGGCTACAGCGGAGCAATGGTGCGCCTGGTCTCCCGCCTCGCGACGGTGCGCGGCGCGAAGGTCGAGCTCGTCTGGGGAGTCGACGATCCGCGCGAACTCGAGAAGCAGGTCCCGAAGCTCCACCTCGCCGAGGAAGTCGAGTTCCTGACGATGCCCGAGCTGGTCGAACGGCTGTCCAGGAACTGGTTCTCCGGGGCGATGCACGGGGTCATGGGCCGGCTGCCGTTCTATCGGCACCTGATCCGTCACCTGCGCTATGCGTTTTAG
- a CDS encoding DUF6310 domain-containing protein, with amino-acid sequence MRLRAWSALLVLLTACASAPAPQLMPRPHAFASTPTSGPRIRLVSAPMEPTPERSWIGKADLDKARALLSRAHKDIEPRQWEQLDLRLTAAERAFERFARAARTSGQVAEVARGAEGLTWAGRTGTLAEALPRVGQVLAVLGLLYPSSTAGPEIDRRPPWVDAQREFEARLRDVSESSRQLMVELAAQPRAAKAPVREPSQQKQLTSAVVDEDDPRCKPVPVPHLGGNDPHNKCADLMPNNSFPGWDVFVNGKNFDALQLATRTLWDVKTDDFDKHSSRSQDFLARVKLPELQREDRLARPCGYNFIVGVKSAAHKAVLFKLDRTLKVVVMDWC; translated from the coding sequence ATGCGCTTGCGAGCCTGGAGCGCGCTCCTGGTGCTGCTCACCGCCTGCGCGAGCGCGCCCGCCCCGCAGTTGATGCCACGGCCCCACGCCTTCGCGTCGACTCCCACCTCGGGCCCGCGCATCCGGCTCGTTTCCGCGCCGATGGAGCCGACACCGGAACGGTCGTGGATTGGAAAGGCGGACCTGGACAAGGCCAGGGCCCTGCTGTCTCGGGCACATAAAGACATCGAGCCGCGTCAGTGGGAACAGTTGGATCTCAGGCTCACCGCAGCGGAGCGGGCCTTCGAGCGCTTCGCGCGCGCCGCGAGGACGAGCGGGCAAGTCGCAGAGGTGGCGAGGGGAGCCGAGGGCCTCACGTGGGCTGGACGCACCGGGACGTTGGCTGAAGCGCTCCCCCGAGTGGGCCAGGTGCTCGCGGTCCTCGGCCTGCTCTATCCTTCCAGCACCGCCGGGCCGGAGATCGACCGTCGCCCGCCTTGGGTCGACGCTCAACGGGAGTTCGAGGCACGGTTGCGGGACGTCTCGGAGTCCTCGCGGCAACTCATGGTGGAGCTTGCGGCCCAGCCTCGTGCGGCGAAAGCACCGGTTCGGGAGCCCTCGCAGCAGAAGCAGCTCACGTCCGCTGTCGTGGATGAAGACGACCCGAGATGCAAGCCCGTCCCGGTGCCACACTTGGGCGGTAATGACCCGCACAACAAATGCGCCGACCTGATGCCGAACAACAGCTTCCCCGGCTGGGATGTGTTTGTGAATGGGAAGAACTTCGACGCGCTGCAACTGGCCACGCGTACGCTGTGGGACGTCAAAACGGATGACTTCGACAAGCACTCGTCTCGATCCCAGGACTTTCTTGCCAGAGTGAAGTTGCCGGAATTACAACGCGAGGACAGGCTCGCCAGACCGTGTGGGTATAACTTCATCGTTGGCGTCAAAAGCGCCGCGCACAAAGCCGTGTTGTTTAAACTAGACCGTACCCTCAAGGTTGTCGTCATGGATTGGTGCTGA
- a CDS encoding TetR/AcrR family transcriptional regulator, with protein MTEVDDARARILEKAEQSFLAHGYSRVTMDDIATELRMSKKTLYRHFSSKEELGEAAIVAILARIGEELRALLEDERRDFGERLEAFTRTLAGHYGRGAAVLRDLQRDAPALWHKLLELRRQAVQERFGAFVAAGVKAGVLRSDVEPRLVIRMVLTLVDQLLRPDVLVELEMTAEQLYPRMLGVVLDGIRARPGGPPPPANKPRGTRSR; from the coding sequence ATGACGGAAGTGGACGATGCGCGCGCGCGCATCCTGGAGAAGGCCGAGCAGAGCTTCCTCGCCCACGGCTACTCGCGCGTGACGATGGATGACATCGCCACCGAGCTGCGGATGAGCAAGAAGACGCTCTACCGGCACTTCTCCAGCAAGGAGGAGCTGGGCGAGGCGGCCATCGTGGCCATCCTCGCCCGCATCGGCGAGGAGCTGCGGGCCCTCCTCGAGGACGAGCGGCGGGACTTCGGCGAGCGGCTGGAGGCCTTCACGCGGACGCTGGCGGGCCACTACGGACGCGGGGCCGCGGTGCTCCGGGACTTGCAGCGGGACGCCCCCGCGCTCTGGCACAAGCTGCTGGAGCTGCGGCGCCAGGCGGTCCAGGAGCGCTTCGGTGCGTTCGTCGCCGCGGGGGTGAAGGCGGGGGTGCTGCGCTCGGACGTGGAGCCCCGGCTCGTCATCCGCATGGTGCTCACCCTGGTGGACCAGCTCCTGCGGCCCGACGTGCTGGTCGAGCTGGAGATGACGGCGGAGCAGCTCTACCCCCGCATGCTGGGCGTGGTGCTCGATGGCATCCGCGCGAGGCCGGGAGGCCCCCCTCCCCCTGCGAACAAGCCGCGCGGCACACGGTCCAGGTGA
- a CDS encoding aminotransferase class I/II-fold pyridoxal phosphate-dependent enzyme, with the protein MAKAARASASAPVSYPDPRGRLELRREIAAYLTIVRGMRCDPSQVFVTAGFSGALGLTLQVLRPHGEVWMEEPGFPITRRALEFTGLTVVPVPVDEEGMVVAEGIRRAPHARLAVVTPGQQAPLGMTLFLARRLALLDWARATDAWIIEDDYLGELQLEGRAAPALASFEPEGRVLGVTNPVERRLASDCDRLLELIRCARRPPSSRGPQ; encoded by the coding sequence ATGGCGAAGGCGGCACGAGCGTCCGCCTCGGCGCCGGTGAGCTATCCCGACCCGCGCGGCCGCCTCGAGCTGCGCCGCGAGATCGCCGCCTATCTGACCATCGTCCGTGGCATGCGCTGCGATCCTTCCCAGGTGTTCGTGACGGCTGGCTTCTCCGGCGCCCTGGGTCTCACGCTGCAGGTCTTGCGGCCGCACGGCGAGGTCTGGATGGAGGAGCCCGGCTTTCCCATCACGCGCAGGGCGCTGGAGTTCACCGGCCTGACGGTGGTCCCGGTCCCCGTCGACGAGGAAGGGATGGTCGTCGCCGAGGGCATCCGCCGCGCGCCGCACGCCCGGCTGGCGGTCGTCACGCCGGGTCAACAGGCTCCGCTCGGAATGACATTGTTCCTGGCACGCCGTCTGGCCCTGCTGGACTGGGCGCGAGCGACCGATGCGTGGATCATCGAGGACGACTACCTCGGCGAGTTGCAGCTCGAAGGCCGCGCCGCCCCCGCCCTGGCGTCGTTCGAGCCGGAGGGCCGGGTGCTGGGCGTCACCAATCCGGTCGAACGTCGCCTCGCCTCGGACTGCGACCGCTTGCTCGAGCTGATCCGGTGTGCCCGGCGCCCTCCCTCTTCCCGTGGACCCCAGTGA
- a CDS encoding AAA family ATPase has protein sequence MITRIFADNYRCLERATLEPGALTLLLGPNGAGKSAVFEVLFKLRQLVVDGSSVASLFPDSTRTRWLGKSIQTFELGMKGPDGAYTYRLTIHHERGQDSVIEREEILHENQVRYSFSGEEVKVWPWTGGVNFTFPAGSKVSPLSNLPSKYRSEALTWVRDRLARIWVFRPVPQTLDAVAQEDKGSFLERDLSNFASWLLAMHDARATFPRNLKRSLRIVLEGFRDYEFEQHGRGSHLLLFSFASPRRRGRVVFAFNELSEGQRALVVLYALLHAVSGEASTLCIDEPENFLSPREIQPWLNRLMDETEAGGQALLISHNPGLIDLLAPTQGLLLEREGGGPARVRPVPVNGAGLPVSELLARGWVDG, from the coding sequence ATGATCACGCGCATCTTCGCCGACAACTATCGCTGCCTCGAGCGGGCCACGCTCGAACCGGGCGCCCTCACGTTGCTCCTGGGCCCGAATGGTGCAGGCAAGAGCGCGGTGTTCGAAGTCCTGTTCAAGCTTCGGCAGCTCGTCGTTGACGGTAGCTCCGTGGCGTCGCTGTTCCCGGACTCGACGCGAACCCGTTGGCTTGGCAAGAGCATCCAGACGTTCGAGCTCGGGATGAAAGGACCGGATGGCGCCTACACGTACCGGCTGACCATCCATCACGAGCGAGGTCAGGACAGCGTCATCGAGCGTGAGGAGATCCTCCACGAGAACCAGGTGCGCTACTCGTTTTCTGGAGAAGAGGTGAAGGTCTGGCCCTGGACTGGAGGTGTCAACTTCACCTTCCCGGCGGGGTCCAAGGTGTCGCCATTGTCGAACCTGCCGAGCAAGTACCGTTCGGAGGCATTGACCTGGGTCAGGGACAGGTTGGCTCGTATCTGGGTCTTCCGTCCGGTGCCGCAGACCCTGGATGCCGTGGCCCAGGAAGACAAGGGAAGCTTCCTGGAAAGAGACCTGTCCAACTTCGCCTCCTGGCTTCTGGCCATGCACGACGCTCGTGCGACGTTCCCACGCAACCTCAAACGAAGCCTGCGCATCGTGCTCGAAGGGTTCCGGGACTACGAGTTCGAGCAGCACGGGCGTGGCAGTCATCTGCTCCTGTTCTCGTTTGCCTCACCGCGACGGCGTGGGCGCGTCGTCTTCGCCTTCAACGAACTCTCAGAGGGGCAGCGCGCGCTGGTCGTGCTCTACGCGTTGCTGCACGCGGTTTCCGGTGAGGCGAGCACGCTCTGCATCGACGAGCCGGAAAACTTCCTCTCGCCGCGAGAGATACAACCCTGGCTCAATCGCCTGATGGACGAGACGGAGGCGGGTGGCCAGGCGCTGCTCATCTCCCACAACCCCGGGTTGATCGACCTCCTCGCCCCCACGCAGGGTCTTCTTCTCGAGCGCGAGGGCGGTGGGCCAGCGCGGGTACGCCCGGTTCCTGTCAATGGCGCGGGATTGCCCGTGTCCGAACTGCTCGCGCGGGGGTGGGTCGATGGGTAG
- a CDS encoding DUF5953 family protein, whose product MAATQKSLHLTVYAPALVGDDGRPLVIVHGMERAVPGLRLGWTTSERDDLIALPHRDEWVATDRTDNGFPFLCNDDENRVVTLTGWENARGLAADMTPHFEVHARLPHDEAGIAAAADALEAVAEGARAIWGHMDPDGVAETVAQQFRHPGDEPHVPPEGLPSLKLPWDIPVPEIPHFLGWLNYWSDAAARAIGFPDSTRDADLLSRARRTATGGWVVRLTDAPLDLDDPMHLDALKRAYERFPAIGGRATS is encoded by the coding sequence ATGGCAGCCACACAAAAATCTTTACACCTTACCGTCTACGCACCTGCGCTTGTGGGCGACGATGGGCGCCCTCTTGTCATCGTCCATGGAATGGAGCGCGCGGTTCCCGGCTTGCGGCTGGGGTGGACGACTTCTGAAAGGGACGACCTCATTGCATTGCCGCACCGTGATGAGTGGGTCGCGACAGATAGGACAGACAACGGGTTTCCGTTCCTCTGCAATGACGACGAGAATCGCGTCGTGACGCTTACCGGATGGGAGAACGCGAGAGGTCTTGCCGCGGACATGACGCCACACTTTGAAGTCCACGCGAGGCTTCCACACGATGAAGCAGGTATTGCGGCGGCAGCGGATGCGCTGGAGGCCGTAGCGGAGGGCGCTCGCGCGATCTGGGGACACATGGATCCGGATGGGGTGGCCGAGACAGTGGCGCAGCAGTTTCGCCACCCGGGGGATGAGCCGCACGTCCCGCCTGAAGGGCTGCCCTCGCTCAAACTCCCATGGGACATCCCCGTGCCTGAGATTCCGCACTTCCTCGGGTGGCTCAACTACTGGTCGGATGCTGCCGCGCGGGCCATCGGCTTTCCGGACTCCACCCGCGACGCGGATTTGCTCTCACGGGCGCGGCGCACCGCAACGGGTGGGTGGGTTGTCAGGCTCACCGATGCGCCACTCGACCTGGATGACCCCATGCACCTGGACGCGCTCAAACGGGCCTACGAGCGCTTCCCGGCGATTGGCGGGCGCGCCACCTCTTGA
- a CDS encoding AAC(3) family N-acetyltransferase: MRQELSVEQVATQLRALGVRRGGVLLVHTSFRAVRPIQDGPLGLLRALRLALGEEGTLVMPTMTDGESLFDPASTPTHDMGITAELFWKQPGVRRSTHPGGSFAAEGPLAERVCAPQPLSPPHGPDSPVGHVHELAGQVLLLGVGHSENTTLHLAEALAGVPYSIEHPCVVEVDGAARTVMIAETDHCCRRFQLLDAPLRTRALQHEGPVGHAPARLCDSRDVVTVALELLALNPLLFLCPPEEHCEECDLARASIRAS; the protein is encoded by the coding sequence ATGAGACAGGAACTGAGCGTCGAGCAGGTGGCCACCCAGCTTCGGGCATTGGGCGTGCGTCGGGGAGGCGTGCTGCTCGTGCATACGTCGTTCCGAGCGGTGCGCCCGATTCAAGACGGCCCCCTGGGGTTGCTCCGCGCGCTGCGGCTCGCGCTCGGGGAGGAGGGCACGCTGGTCATGCCGACGATGACCGATGGCGAGTCCCTCTTCGACCCCGCGTCGACACCGACTCACGATATGGGCATCACCGCCGAGCTGTTCTGGAAACAACCGGGCGTCCGGCGCAGCACGCATCCGGGCGGCTCGTTCGCCGCCGAGGGGCCCCTGGCCGAGCGCGTCTGCGCACCCCAGCCACTGTCCCCCCCGCACGGTCCCGACAGCCCGGTGGGCCACGTCCATGAGCTCGCCGGACAGGTGCTGCTTCTCGGTGTGGGCCACAGCGAGAACACCACGTTGCACCTGGCGGAGGCCCTCGCGGGCGTCCCCTACTCCATCGAGCACCCCTGCGTGGTCGAGGTCGACGGCGCCGCACGCACCGTGATGATCGCCGAGACCGATCATTGCTGCCGTCGCTTCCAGCTCCTCGACGCACCCCTGCGCACCCGGGCGCTGCAACACGAGGGCCCCGTGGGCCACGCCCCGGCGCGGCTGTGCGACTCGCGCGACGTCGTCACCGTCGCGCTGGAGCTCCTCGCCTTGAACCCACTCCTGTTTCTCTGTCCTCCCGAAGAGCACTGCGAGGAGTGCGACCTGGCGCGGGCCAGCATCCGCGCCTCGTGA
- a CDS encoding cytochrome P450 yields MTTPQLPSGPRITPVQTFRFLRDTTRFFLDCRARYGDPFTAPLPVGNVVVTGDPEGIRDIFSADPALFEPLGQLPLAPAVGDNSLLLMAGQRHKRERKLLMPPFHGERMRAYGQLMREITLRSVETLRPGGPFRAQELTQSISLEVIIRAVFGIEEPARMRRYREVLVGYMESYTPLLMMAVPLRRSFGGVGPWARFQRYVTELDQLLTEELSTRRGHEVGHTDILSLLLAARDEEGQPMTDAELKDELRTLLIAGHETTAIGMAWALHHLHRAPGTMQRLLEELAPLGPEPEPEALVKLPYLTAVCDEALRIHPIVPVVGRRTVAPFTLRGRELPPGTGVMAAICLAHVDPVLYPEPDSFRPERFLERKYSPFEYLPFGGGARRCIGAAFAQYEMRTVLGSLLAAHRFSLANDTPERPVRRNITIGPARGVEMVYEGPRRGALA; encoded by the coding sequence ATGACCACCCCGCAGTTGCCGTCCGGACCCCGCATCACCCCGGTGCAGACGTTCCGCTTCCTCCGGGACACCACCCGCTTCTTCCTCGACTGCCGCGCGCGCTACGGGGATCCGTTCACCGCGCCGCTGCCGGTGGGCAACGTGGTCGTCACCGGAGACCCGGAGGGCATCCGCGACATCTTCAGCGCGGACCCGGCCCTCTTCGAGCCACTGGGCCAGCTCCCCCTGGCCCCCGCGGTGGGAGACAACTCGCTGCTGCTGATGGCCGGGCAGCGCCACAAGCGCGAGCGCAAGCTGCTCATGCCCCCCTTCCACGGCGAGCGCATGCGCGCCTATGGGCAGCTCATGAGGGAAATCACCCTGCGCTCGGTGGAGACGCTGCGTCCGGGAGGCCCCTTCCGCGCCCAGGAGCTCACCCAGTCCATCTCCCTGGAGGTCATCATCCGCGCCGTCTTCGGCATCGAGGAGCCGGCGCGCATGCGGCGCTACCGCGAGGTGCTGGTGGGCTACATGGAGTCCTATACGCCGCTGCTGATGATGGCGGTGCCGCTGCGGCGTTCCTTCGGAGGCGTGGGCCCCTGGGCCCGCTTCCAGCGCTACGTGACGGAGCTGGACCAGTTGCTGACCGAGGAGCTCTCCACCCGGCGCGGGCACGAGGTGGGCCACACCGACATCCTCAGCCTGCTGCTCGCCGCGCGGGACGAGGAGGGCCAGCCCATGACCGACGCGGAGCTGAAGGACGAGCTGCGCACCCTGCTCATCGCCGGCCACGAGACGACGGCCATCGGCATGGCCTGGGCCCTCCATCACCTGCACCGCGCCCCCGGGACGATGCAGCGGCTGCTGGAGGAGCTCGCCCCGCTGGGTCCGGAGCCCGAGCCGGAGGCGCTCGTGAAGCTGCCCTACCTCACCGCGGTGTGTGACGAGGCGCTGCGCATCCACCCCATCGTGCCCGTGGTGGGCCGCCGCACCGTGGCCCCCTTCACCCTGCGCGGGCGCGAGCTGCCGCCCGGCACGGGCGTCATGGCCGCCATCTGCCTGGCACACGTGGACCCGGTGCTCTACCCCGAGCCCGACAGCTTCCGTCCCGAGCGCTTCCTGGAGCGCAAGTACTCGCCCTTCGAGTACCTGCCCTTTGGTGGCGGGGCGCGGCGCTGCATCGGAGCGGCCTTCGCGCAGTACGAGATGCGCACCGTCCTGGGCTCGCTGCTGGCCGCGCACCGCTTCTCGCTCGCGAACGACACGCCGGAGCGCCCGGTGCGCCGCAACATCACCATCGGCCCCGCCAGGGGCGTGGAGATGGTGTACGAGGGGCCGCGTCGGGGAGCCCTCGCATGA